In Miscanthus floridulus cultivar M001 chromosome 5, ASM1932011v1, whole genome shotgun sequence, one genomic interval encodes:
- the LOC136453378 gene encoding early nodulin-like protein 9, translated as MAHGRMMMRCVFLACLVAASVSSTASAFVFKAGGTGEWRVPAAAAASDNGNGNVSAYNAWAQRNRFRVGDAIAFTYQPANDSVLLVDKRSYDACDTSAPIDTFADGSTVYNFTRSGPFYFVSGNKFNCNRGEKLIVVVMAERAAIGNGTEPGAGLAPSPNGPFSSFSPPPPFGIDISPTPAYPPPSAAAPKMVGVAGTAAFAIGALFYALV; from the exons ATGGCGCACGGGCGGATGATGATGAGGTGCGTGTTCCTGGCGTGCCTGGTGGCGGCGTCGGTGTCGTCCACCGCGTCCGCGTTCGTGTTCAAGGCGGGCGGCACGGGCGAGTGGCGCGTGCCCGCCGCGGCGGCCGCTAGCGACAACGGCAACGGCAACGTCAGCGCGTACAATGCGTGGGCGCAGCGCAACCGCTTCCGCGTGGGTGACGCCATCG CCTTCACGTACCAGCCCGCGAACGACTCGGTGCTCCTCGTCGACAAGAGGTCCTACGACGCCTGCGACACGAGCGCGCCGATCGACACCTTCGCCGACGGCAGCACCGTGTACAACTTCACCCGCTCCGGGCCCTTCTACTTCGTCAGCGGCAACAAGTTCAACTGCAACCGCGGCGAGAAGCTGATCGTCGTCGTCATGGCGGAGCGGGCGGCCATCGGCAACGGCACCGAGCCTGGCGCGGGGCTGGCGCCGTCCCCCAACGGCCCATTCTCGTCCTTCTCTCCGCCGCCACCCTTTGGCATCGACATCTCGCCGACGCCCGCGTATCCGCCACCAAGTGCCGCGGCGCCCAAGATGGTAGGAGTTGCTGGCACCGCCGCGTTCGCCATTGGAGCCTTGTTCTACGCGCTTGTTTGA
- the LOC136453380 gene encoding pentatricopeptide repeat-containing protein At1g69290-like, with amino-acid sequence MRALLRLRCRPSLPLIARTSSSSSSSEPHEIPTIYSFLQPSIFAPRPRPQPPPPPPPPPGAHDPAPRKTLPVADAAALESDLLAAVAESRSDDAWLAFKSLAAASRSPSPHVAAALVSHLAAAAAAAGQHRLGLKRAFAAAIFLLEKSPHAAPVPEPALGALFSALAAAGSAAPAVALVRAMLRCGRRLPAFSVWGHPLIELTRADPGAFAAFLKVFDEACKLVVEEKSPAEAAVMRPDRAACNAVLSGCCRELGSLADAERVLETMSAVGVSPDVESFGCLAFLYAWRGVLSRVDELDTLLDALGFSKKGFFKNLVSGYLKSGDFESVSPIILRAVKERRVGDDNGFDEETYSEVAQCFVDHARIKELAQLIIRAHEIELTQQSMSVEDSVGFGIVNACVELGLLNRAHSILDEMTAQGASIGLGVYSSILKAYCKEHKTAEAAQLVAEISADGLKLDAGSYDALIDASMADHDFQSAFALFKDMREARLPELRTSYLTIMTGLTENNKPGLMASFLDSVVDDPRIEIATHDWNSIIHAFCKVGRLEDARRTYRRMVFLRFEPNNQTYLSLINGYVAAEKYFSVLILWTEVRRKGTEFNHELIDAFLYALVKGGFFDIAMQVIEKAQEFKIFIDKWRYKQAFMETHKKLKVAKLRKRNFRKMEALVAFKNWAGINT; translated from the coding sequence ATGCGCGCTCTACTCCGCCTCCGGTGCCGGCCATCTCTACCCTTGATCgcgaggacctcctcctcgtcctcctcttccgAGCCCCACGAGATCCCCACCATCTACTCCTTCCTCCAGCCATCCATCTTCGCGCCGCGCCCCAGGCcccaaccgccgccgccgccgcccccgccccccgGGGCCCATGATCCCGCCCCCAGGAAGACGCTCCCCGTCGCTGACGCCGCCGCGCTCGAGTCCGAcctcctcgccgccgtcgccgagaGCCGCTCGGACGACGCGTGGCTCGCGTTCAAGTCCCTGGCCGCGGCATCCCGCTCGCCCTCGCCCCACGTCGCGGCGGCGCTCGTCTcccacctcgccgccgccgccgccgccgccggtcagCACCGGCTCGGCCTCAAGCGCGCCTTCGCCGCGGCCATCTTCCTGCTGGAGAAGAGCCCGCACGCGGCGCCCGTcccggagccagccctcggggcgCTCTTCTCCGCGCTCGCCGCGGCGGGGTCCGCCGCCCCGGCGGTGGCGCTCGTGCGCGCGATGCTCCGCTGCGGGCGCCGCCTCCCGGCGTTCTCCGTCTGGGGACACCCGCTTATCGAGCTCACCCGCGCCGACCCGGGCGCCTTTGCGGCCTTCCTAAAGGTGTTCGACGAGGCCTGCAAGCTCGTGGTGGAGGAGAAGTCCCCTGCTGAGGCGGCGGTGATGCGCCCTGACCGCGCTGCCTGCAATGCTGTCCTTTCTGGTTGCTGCCGCGAGCTAGGTTCGCTGGCAGATGCGGAGCGGGTGCTGGAGACTATGTCGGCGGTTGGGGTTTCGCCAGATGTAGAGAGCTTTGGGTGCCTCGCCTTCCTGTATGCTTGGAGAGGTGTTCTCAGTCGGGTTGATGAGCTCGATACATTGCTTGATGCTCTGGGCTTCAGCAAGAAGGGCTTTTTCAAGAATCTGGTTAGTGGGTACCTCAAATCTGGTGACTTCGAGTCAGTTTCACCAATCATTCTTCGTGCAGTGAAGGAGCGCAGAGTTGGGGATGACAATGGATTTGATGAGGAAACCTATAGTGAGGTTGCTCAGTGCTTTGTTGATCATGCAAGGATTAAGGAACTAGCTCAGTTGATCATCCGAGCACATGAGATTGAGCTCACTCAGCAATCTATGTCAGTTGAGGATTCTGTTGGGTTTGGGATTGTCAATGCTTGTGTTGAGCTTGGCCTATTGAACAGAGCTCATAGCATACTCGATGAAATGACAGCTCAAGGAGCCTCTATAGGGCTTGGTGTGTACTCTTCGATCTTGAAAGCCTATTGCAAGGAGCATAAAACTGCAGAGGCTGCACAGCTTGTGGCAGAGATTAGTGCAGACGGGCTAAAGCTTGATGCTGGTAGTTATGATGCTCTTATTGATGCTTCCATGGCAGACCATGATTTCCAGTCTGCATTTGCTCTTTTCAAGGACATGAGGGAGGCAAGGCTACCAGAACTTAGGACAAGTTATCTTACTATAATGACAGGCTTGACAGAAAACAACAAGCCTGGCCTCATGGCTTCCTTCTTGGACTCAGTGGTTGATGACCCGAGAATAGAGATTGCTACACATGATTGGAATTCAATAATACATGCTTTCTGCAAGGTCGGGAGGTTAGAGGATGCTAGAAGAACATATCGAAGGATGGTATTCCTTAGATTTGAACCAAATAATCAGACATACCTTTCACTCATCAATGGTTATGTCGCAGCTGAGAAATACTTTAGTGTGCTCATACTGTGGACAGAAGTGAGGAGGAAGGGGACTGAATTCAACCATGAGTTGATTGATGCCTTTCTTTATGCTTTGGTGAAAGGAGGGTTCTTTGATATAGCGATGCAGGTGATTGAAAAGGCGCAAGAGTTCAAAATATTTATTGATAAATGGAGGTATAAGCAAGCATTCATGGAAACACACAAGAAACTGAAAGTGGCAAAGCTAAGAAAGCGAAACTTCAGGAAAATGGAAGCCCTGGTAGCTTTCAAAAATTGGGCTGGTATCAATACGTAA
- the LOC136453379 gene encoding homeobox-leucine zipper protein TF1-like — MERGEPSGGDPSLMGPTGGINDPSLMGSLCVIDYPSLMGPFGGVGGGLQSQMNDTPENGPSNQSMEVHANNGNEESPGDGAARITEVGSSTAGKNKKKRGDRQDGPQPNKRSLHRVTSQQLEILEGFFSVCAHPDDNQRRQLSESTGLLLHQVKFWFQNKRTHVKHLSGREENYRLKVENDTLKEENNRLRQLQSNAPAPAPCPRCINDPGHLLLEKEVERLKDLNQMLQQELQLLQSTVNEIPMPMDSASGAFHLDPSLENVFVVQHDEQMLANLTQNAAQELLILANPNSPLWLNVPGGSFETLNMVAYAQTFPGQMGVDTMALKTEATRASAVVMLEPKSLVEFLMDAESYGTMLPGLVSSAATTKVYSCPTGREEYYDGAMQMMTVELVFPSPLVAARKCTFVRYCKRLEQQGAIAVVDVSLDDGARCRKMPSGLLIQPIRYNSCKVTAIDHVLVDGTNTHGLFEPCPSGLLFGARRRVTSMARQCARIRDVFHVTNCTLNVTSRGRKTIMKLADNLLANFTSSVAAYPEDAWTVQCGLGTEQDIKIMYKTQNESSSSSHTAVVCASASFLVPLHMEKAFDLLKNNMLRAKWDVLVNGGSVKEEVRVANGTGSNDAVSILHVKHGHGANRDTMMILQNTCYDASGAFMVYSSLDKQLMEIIGDNQAMSNISLFPAGFSLVPLTDPAGHDGARIAQPGATVMTAGFQILMKLAHGTGLCPRSVTSAVKIMTDNIANIKDALLNSHPVFYKSIQPVN; from the exons ATGGAAAGAGGTGAACCATCAGGAGGTGACCCATCTTTGATGGGGCCTACTGGTGGTATCAATGACCCATCTTTGATGGGGTCGCTTTGTGTTATTGACTACCCATCTTTGATGGGGCCGTTTGGTGGTGTTGGCGGTGGGCTTCAATCACAAATG AATGACACACCTGAAAATGGTCCAAGCAATCAGTCTATGGAAGTGCATGCAAACAATGGTAATGAAGAAAGCCCTGGTGATGGTGCCGCTAGAATCACTGAGGTTGGTTCGAGCACCGCAGGCAAAAACAAGAAGAAACGTGGTGATCGCCAGGATGGTCCACAGCCAAACAAGAGGTCGCTACACAGGGTCACCAGCCAGCAGTTAGAAATACTTGAAGG TTTCTTCAGCGTATGCGCACACCCTGATGACAATCAAAGGAGGCAGCTGAGTGAGTCGACGGGTCTTTTGCTACATCAAGTGAAGTTTTGGTTCCAGAATAAGAGGACCCATGTAAAG CACCTGAGTGGAAGAGAAGAGAACTACAGGTTGAAAGTAGAGAATGATACGCTGAAGGAGGAAAACAATAGGCTTAGGCAGTTGCAGAGcaatgctcctgctcctgctccctgTCCCAGATGCATTAATGATCCAGGACACCTCCTACTCGAGAAAGAAGTTGAACGGCTGAAGGATCTTAACCAGATGCTGCAGCAAGAGTTGCAG CTACTACAAAGCACGGTTAATGAAATTCCTATGCCTATGGATTCAGCTTCCGGTGCTTTCCATCTTGATCCCTCGTTAGAAAATGTCTTCGTAGTGCAACATGACGAGCAGATGCTTGCCAACCTAACCCAGAACGCAGCACAGGAGCTTCTCATCTTGGCCAACCCCAACAGCCCTCTCTGGCTGAATGTCCCCGGTGGTTCCTTCGAAACACTGAACATGGTTGCCTACGCCCAAACATTTCCTGGGCAAATGGGTGTAGATACCATGGCACTGAAGACAGAGGCTACCCGTGCCAGCGCTGTGGTCATGCTGGAGCCTAAAAGTCTTGTGGAGTTTCTCATGGATGCT GAGAGCTATGGCACAATGTTGCCTGGACTTGTGTCCAGTGCAGCGACCACCAAGGTGTACAGTTGTCCTACCGGTCGCGAGGAATACTATGATGGGGCTATGCAGATG ATGACTGTTGAGCTGGTGTTCCCCTCGCCCCTGGTGGCGGCTCGGAAATGCACGTTCGTGCGCTACTGCAAGAGGCTGGAACAGCAGGGAGCCATTGCCGTCGTCGACGTGTCTTTGGACGACGGTGCTAGGTGCCGCAAGATGCCATCAGGGCTACTGATCCAGCCCATAAGGTACAACAGCTGCAAG GTCACCGCCATCGATCATGTTCTAGTAGATGGCACTAACACTCATGGCCTCTTCGAACCATGCCCGAGCGGTCTCCTCTTCGGAGCCAGGCGCAGGGTGACGAGCATGGCGCGCCAGTGCGCGCGAATCAGAGACGTGTTCCATGTCACCAACTGTACCCTCAACG TCACTTCAAGGGGGAGGAAGACCATCATGAAGCTAGCAGACAATCTGCTCGCCAACTTCACCAGCAGCGTCGCCGCCTACCCTGAGGACGCCTGGACCGTCCAGTGTGGGCTGGGCACGGAACAAGACATCAAGATCATGTACAAGACGCAaaacgagagcagcagcagcagccacaccGCGGTCGTGTGCGCGAGCGCGTCGTTCCTGGTGCCACTGCACATGGAGAAAGCGTTCGACCTGCTCAAGAACAATATGCTGCGTGCCAAG TGGGACGTCCTCGTGAACGGAGGCTCCGTGAAGGAGGAGGTTCGTGTAGCCAATGGCACCGGAAGTAACGACGCTGTCTCCATCCTGCATGTCAAG CATGGCCACGGGGCAAACAGGGACACCATGATGATCCTGCAGAACACCTGCTACGATGCGTCTGGAGCGTTCATGGTCTACTCCTCTCTTGACAAACAGCTGATGGAGATAATTggtgacaaccaggcaatgagcaACATTAGCCTCTTCCCCGCCGGTTTCTCCCTGGTTCCCCTCACCGACCCGGCGGGGCATGATGGCGCCCGCATTGCACAGCCTGGGGCAACTGTGATGACTGCAGGGTTCCAGATTCTGATGAAGCTGGCCCATGGGACTGGCCTTTGCCCTCGCTCAGTGACGTCGGCGGTCAAGATCATGACAGACAACATTGCCAACATCAAAGACGCTCTGTTGAACAGCCACCCTGTTTTCTATAAGAGCATCCAGCCTGTCAACTAG
- the LOC136453381 gene encoding uncharacterized protein, which produces MASATGGSSSEMAVDHPTGPGAAVDKPRFDALMPSEMSGGRPQFRKVPVPQHRFAPLKRCWMEIYTPVYEHMKIDIRMNLKARRVELKTRRDTPDVSNLQKCADFVHAFMLGFDIADAVALLRLDDLYVDSFEIKDVKTLRGEHLSRAIGRLSGKGGKTKYAIENSTRTRIVIADTKIHILGSFVNIKVARDSLCSLILGSPAGKVYSKLRAVSARLAERY; this is translated from the exons ATGGCCTCCGCGACGGGGGGTTCCTCCTCGGAGATGGCGGTGGACCACCCGACGGGGCCGGGCGCCGCCGTGGATAAGCCGCGGTTCGATGCTCTGATGCCGAGTGAGATGAGCGGCGGGAGGCCCCAGTTCCGAAAAGTGCCCGTGCCGCAGCACCGGTTCGCGCCGCTCAAGCGATGCTGGATGGAAATCTACACACCCGTATACGAGCACATGAAGATCGACATACGCATGAACCTCAAG GCAAGGAGGGTGGAGCTAAAGACAAGGCGAGACACACCAGATGTCAGCAACCTTCAGAAATGTGCGGACTTTGTGCATGCTTTTATGCTTGGGTTCGACATTGCTGATGCCGTTGCTTTGCTGCGTCTTGATGACCTGTATGTGGATTCCTTTGAGATCAAGGATGTGAAGACCCTGCGAGGGGAGCATCTGTCACGTGCTATCGGCCGCTTATCAGGGAAAGGAGGCAAGACCAAGTACGCCATTGAGAACTCTACCAGGACCCGCATCGTTATCGCTGATACAAAGATCCATATACTTGGATCCTTCGTTAACATCAAGGTCGCACGAGATTCGCTTTGCAGTCTCATCTTGGGTTCTCCTGCTGGCAAAGTGTATTCTAAGTTAAGGGCTGTATCAGCTAGGTTGGCGGAAAGGTATTAA